One Corallococcus silvisoli DNA segment encodes these proteins:
- a CDS encoding glycosyltransferase, whose translation MATILFAPLPLAGHINPTLKLAKALRARGHRVVYCSLPDIEAALQGEGFEFIPVFGSIFPKGLVAEMSAKASQLRGRELRRLARDHIQRRNAVLQAALDGEYDRLLQALRPDLVLCDDRVIDLSIVCHGHGIPVARLNTTLPQHLVHLLPTGAGKPPLSGLTTVMRWLEFLLGRVGLVPRFQEYHRRLALKHGCPMESVGFPPFQLPLLRDVVLFPREFATPETPEGRARVYHLGPSIDLERQEPEFPWERLQDDRPLIYFSLGTLALSGQTRRVLELVREVAAMRPEWQFVLAVGAQLDPANFDGGPARIVAVRHAPQIKLLRKAAAMITHGGFNSVKECIYFGVPMVALPLKDDQPDVARILVHHGLGVQGTVKHLTSGALLSLLDSVVGSPPHAQALARMSRCFREAESTEADVATLEHFLSGSQAALAKAG comes from the coding sequence ATGGCCACCATCCTCTTCGCTCCGCTTCCACTCGCTGGCCACATCAACCCCACCCTGAAGCTCGCGAAGGCGCTCCGGGCACGCGGGCACCGGGTGGTCTACTGCTCCCTGCCGGACATCGAGGCCGCGCTTCAGGGAGAGGGATTCGAGTTCATCCCTGTCTTCGGCTCCATCTTCCCAAAGGGCCTCGTGGCGGAGATGTCAGCCAAGGCGTCCCAGCTGCGCGGCCGCGAGCTGCGCCGCCTCGCGCGCGACCACATCCAGCGCCGCAACGCCGTGCTTCAAGCCGCGCTGGATGGTGAATACGACCGCCTGCTCCAGGCGCTTCGACCGGACCTGGTCCTTTGCGATGACCGGGTGATCGACCTGTCCATCGTGTGCCATGGACATGGGATCCCGGTGGCACGCCTGAACACCACCCTCCCCCAGCACCTGGTGCATCTGCTGCCGACGGGCGCAGGGAAGCCGCCGCTCAGCGGACTGACGACGGTGATGCGCTGGCTCGAGTTCCTGCTCGGGCGTGTGGGGCTGGTGCCGCGCTTCCAGGAGTACCACCGGCGGCTGGCGCTCAAGCATGGCTGCCCGATGGAGTCCGTGGGTTTCCCCCCCTTCCAGCTTCCCCTGCTGCGGGACGTGGTGCTCTTCCCCAGGGAGTTCGCCACTCCCGAGACCCCCGAGGGTCGCGCGCGGGTGTACCACCTGGGGCCGTCCATCGATCTGGAGCGGCAGGAGCCGGAGTTTCCCTGGGAGCGGCTCCAGGACGACCGGCCGCTCATCTACTTCTCCCTGGGCACCCTGGCCTTGTCCGGCCAGACGCGCAGGGTGCTGGAGCTGGTGCGCGAGGTGGCCGCGATGCGGCCGGAGTGGCAGTTCGTCCTCGCCGTGGGAGCCCAGCTCGACCCGGCGAACTTCGACGGAGGTCCGGCCCGGATCGTGGCGGTGCGTCACGCCCCGCAGATCAAACTGCTGCGAAAGGCAGCGGCCATGATCACCCATGGGGGATTCAACAGCGTGAAGGAGTGCATCTATTTCGGCGTCCCCATGGTGGCGCTCCCGCTGAAGGACGATCAGCCAGACGTGGCGCGGATCCTCGTGCACCATGGGCTCGGAGTGCAGGGGACGGTGAAACACCTGACGTCCGGCGCCCTGCTCTCGCTCCTGGACTCCGTGGTGGGGAGCCCCCCCCATGCCCAGGCGCTCGCGAGGATGAGCCGCTGCTT